Proteins from a genomic interval of Chanos chanos chromosome 3, fChaCha1.1, whole genome shotgun sequence:
- the ckmt2a gene encoding creatine kinase, mitochondrial 2a (sarcomeric) isoform X1, producing MASSFTRMLSGRNTAVLMASLGAGAMATGYLLSDSEAVSAAERRKLYPPSSDFPDLRKHNNCMASALTPAIYARLRDKLTPNNWSLDQCIQTGVDNPGHPFIKTVGMVAGDEESYEVFADIFDPVIKDRHNGYDPKTMKHPTDLDASKITSGMFDERYVLSSRVRTGRSIRGLSLPPACSRAERREVERVAVQALSGLKGDLAGRYYSLSDMTEQEQQRLIDEHFLFDKPVSPLLTAAGMARDWPDARGIWHNNEKTFLIWVNEEDHTRVISMEKGGNMKRVFERFCRGLKQVEQLIQERGWEFMWNEHLGYILTCPSNLGTGLRAGVHVRLPKLSKDPRFGKILDNLRLQKRGTGGVDTAAVGDTFDISNNDRLGKSEVELVQLVIDGVNYLIECEKRLEKGQDIKIPAPIPQFKK from the exons ATGGCATCCTCCTTCACCAGAATGTTATCTGGCCGCAACACCGCGGTGCTCATGGCCAGCCTGGGTGCTGGAGCCATGGCAACCGGCTACCTGCTGAGCGACAGCGAGGCTGTTTCTGctgcagagaggaggaagcTCTACCCCCCCAG CTCTGACTTTCCTGATCTCCGCAAGCACAACAACTGCATGGCCAGCGCCTTGACCCCAGCCATCTACGCCAGGCTTAGGGACAAGCTCACCCCAAACAACTGGAGCCTTGACCAGTGCATCCAGACTGGTGTGGATAACCCTGGACACCCCTTCATCAAGACAGTGGGCATGGTCGCCGGCGATGAGGAGAGCTACGAG GTGTTTGCTGACATCTTTGACCCCGTCATCAAAGACAGGCACAATGGTTATGACCCCAAAACCATGAAACATCCTACTGATCTGGACGCCTCCAAG ATCACCTCTGGGATGTTTGACGAGCGCTACGTTCTGTCCTCGCGCGTTCGTACCGGCCGCAGTATCCGGGGGCTCAGCCTGCCCCCCGCCTGCAGCCGTGCGGAGCGGCGCGAGGTGGAACGTGTGGCCGTGCAAGCGCTGTCTGGCCTGAAGGGCGACCTCGCTGGCCGCTACTACAGTCTGTCCGACATGACTGAGCAAGAGCAGCAAAGACTCATTGAT GAGCATTTCCTATTTGACAAGCCAGTCTCTCCCCTGCTTACTGCAGCTGGGATGGCAAGGGACTGGCCTGATGCCCGTGGGATCTG GCACAACAATGAGAAGACCTTCTTGATATGGGTAAATGAGGAAGACCATACCCGCGTTATCTCCATGGAGAAGGGAGGCAACATGAAGAGGGTGTTTGAGAGGTTCTGCCGAGGCCTCAAACAG GTGGAGCAGCTGATTCAGGAGCGGGGCTGGGAGTTCATGTGGAACGAACACCTCGGCTATATCCTGACCTGCCCATCCAACCTGGGCACTGGTCTCAGGGCTGGAGTACACGTCCGCTTACCAAAGCTCAGCAAG gacCCTCGCTTTGGCAAGATTCTGGACAACTTGAGACTGCAGAAACGTGGCACTGGAGGAGTGGACACTGCTGCCGTGGGTGACACTTTCGACATCTCAAACAATGATCGTCTGGGGAAATCTGAG GTTGAGCTGGTGCAGTTGGTGATTGATGGAGTCAACTACCTGATTGAGTGTGAGAAGAGGCTGGAGAAGGGCCAAGACATCAAGATCCCTGCACCCATTCCTCAGTTCAAGAAGTGA
- the ckmt2a gene encoding creatine kinase, mitochondrial 2a (sarcomeric) isoform X2 has protein sequence MASSFTRMLSGRNTAVLMASLGAGAMATGYLLSDSEAVSAAERRKLYPPSSDFPDLRKHNNCMASALTPAIYARLRDKLTPNNWSLDQCIQTGVDNPGHPFIKTVGMVAGDEESYEVFADIFDPVIKDRHNGYDPKTMKHPTDLDASKITSGMFDERYVLSSRVRTGRSIRGLSLPPACSRAERREVERVAVQALSGLKGDLAGRYYSLSDMTEQEQQRLIDDHFLFDKPVSPLLTCAFMARDWPDARGIWHNNEKTFLIWVNEEDHTRVISMEKGGNMKRVFERFCRGLKQVEQLIQERGWEFMWNEHLGYILTCPSNLGTGLRAGVHVRLPKLSKDPRFGKILDNLRLQKRGTGGVDTAAVGDTFDISNNDRLGKSEVELVQLVIDGVNYLIECEKRLEKGQDIKIPAPIPQFKK, from the exons ATGGCATCCTCCTTCACCAGAATGTTATCTGGCCGCAACACCGCGGTGCTCATGGCCAGCCTGGGTGCTGGAGCCATGGCAACCGGCTACCTGCTGAGCGACAGCGAGGCTGTTTCTGctgcagagaggaggaagcTCTACCCCCCCAG CTCTGACTTTCCTGATCTCCGCAAGCACAACAACTGCATGGCCAGCGCCTTGACCCCAGCCATCTACGCCAGGCTTAGGGACAAGCTCACCCCAAACAACTGGAGCCTTGACCAGTGCATCCAGACTGGTGTGGATAACCCTGGACACCCCTTCATCAAGACAGTGGGCATGGTCGCCGGCGATGAGGAGAGCTACGAG GTGTTTGCTGACATCTTTGACCCCGTCATCAAAGACAGGCACAATGGTTATGACCCCAAAACCATGAAACATCCTACTGATCTGGACGCCTCCAAG ATCACCTCTGGGATGTTTGACGAGCGCTACGTTCTGTCCTCGCGCGTTCGTACCGGCCGCAGTATCCGGGGGCTCAGCCTGCCCCCCGCCTGCAGCCGTGCGGAGCGGCGCGAGGTGGAACGTGTGGCCGTGCAAGCGCTGTCTGGCCTGAAGGGCGACCTCGCTGGCCGCTACTACAGTCTGTCCGACATGACTGAGCAAGAGCAGCAAAGACTCATTGAT GACCACTTCCTATTCGACAAACCCGTGTCTCCCTTGTTGACGTGCGCGTTCATGGCCCGTGATTGGCCAGACGCTAGGGGCATCTG GCACAACAATGAGAAGACCTTCTTGATATGGGTAAATGAGGAAGACCATACCCGCGTTATCTCCATGGAGAAGGGAGGCAACATGAAGAGGGTGTTTGAGAGGTTCTGCCGAGGCCTCAAACAG GTGGAGCAGCTGATTCAGGAGCGGGGCTGGGAGTTCATGTGGAACGAACACCTCGGCTATATCCTGACCTGCCCATCCAACCTGGGCACTGGTCTCAGGGCTGGAGTACACGTCCGCTTACCAAAGCTCAGCAAG gacCCTCGCTTTGGCAAGATTCTGGACAACTTGAGACTGCAGAAACGTGGCACTGGAGGAGTGGACACTGCTGCCGTGGGTGACACTTTCGACATCTCAAACAATGATCGTCTGGGGAAATCTGAG GTTGAGCTGGTGCAGTTGGTGATTGATGGAGTCAACTACCTGATTGAGTGTGAGAAGAGGCTGGAGAAGGGCCAAGACATCAAGATCCCTGCACCCATTCCTCAGTTCAAGAAGTGA